Below is a genomic region from Spartobacteria bacterium.
GGACGTACGAGCTGCGGCGCAGAGCAGCCTGCAGCTTTTGGCAAAGACAAACTCATTTACCGGCTCTGTCGCCGGATAAAACACAAAAGGAGAACATCATGGCTAAACTAAAAGAAATATACAAATGTGAGTTGTGCGGAAATATAGTCGAAATCGTTCACGGCGGAGCTGGATCGCTGGTTTGCTGCGGTGAAGCCATGAAGCTCATTGGCGAAAATTCCACCGATGCCGCCACAGAAAAACACGTGCCCGTCATTGAAAAAATCGACGGCGGTTACAAGGTTAGCGTTGGCAGCACATTGCATCCGATGGATGAAAAACATTACATCGAATGGATTGAAATCCAGTTCGACAGCAAAGTCGGCCGCAAATATCTCAAACCCGGCGAAGCACCAGTAGCAATATTCAACGGCGTAGATGCCGCGAATGTCACCGCTCGAGCCTATTGCAATCTGCACGGCTTATGGAAAGCCGCTTACGGAGAGTAAATTATGATCAGTAAAACCATGACGGATGCCTTAAACCGGCAAATCAATGCGGAAGTATATTCTGCGTACCTATACCAGTCCATGGCCGCCTATGCCACATATACCGGCATGAAAGGGGTAGCCAACTGGCTGAATGTTCAGGCAAAAGAAGAAATGGCACATGCCC
It encodes:
- a CDS encoding desulfoferrodoxin, which encodes MAKLKEIYKCELCGNIVEIVHGGAGSLVCCGEAMKLIGENSTDAATEKHVPVIEKIDGGYKVSVGSTLHPMDEKHYIEWIEIQFDSKVGRKYLKPGEAPVAIFNGVDAANVTARAYCNLHGLWKAAYGE